In one Mustela lutreola isolate mMusLut2 chromosome 8, mMusLut2.pri, whole genome shotgun sequence genomic region, the following are encoded:
- the SNU13 gene encoding NHP2-like protein 1 isoform X2, with protein sequence MTEADVNPKAYPLADAHLTKKLLDLVQQSCNYKQLRKGANEATKTLNRGISEFIVMAADAEPLEIILHLPLLCEDKNVPYVFVRSKQALGRACGVSRPVIACSVTIKEGSQLKQQIQSIQQSIERLLV encoded by the exons ATG ACTGAGGCTGATGTGAATCCGAAGGCCTACCCCCTCGCAGACGCCCACCTTACCAAGAAACTACTGGACCTTGTTCAGCAATCATGTAACTACAAGCAGCTTCGGAAAGGAGCCAATGAAG CTACCAAAACCCTCAACAGAGGCATCTCTGAGTTCATCGTGATGGCTGCAGACGCGGAGCCCCTGGAAATCATCCTGCACCTTCCGCTGCTCTGTGAGGATAAGAATGTGCCCTACGTGTTCGTGCGCTCCAAGCAGGCCCTGGGGCGGGCCTGCGGGGTGTCCAGGCCTGTCATCGCCTGTTCTGTCACCATCAAAGAAGGCTCCCAGCTGAAGCAGCAGATCCAGTCCATTCAGCAGTCCATCGAAAGGCTCTTAGTCTAA
- the SNU13 gene encoding NHP2-like protein 1 isoform X1: protein MTEADVNPKAYPLADAHLTKKLLDLVQQSCNYKQLRKGANEATKTLNRGISEFIVMAADAEPLEIILHLPLLCEDKNVPYVFVRSKQALGRACGVSRPVIACSVTIKEGSQLKQQIQSIQQSIERLLV, encoded by the exons ACTGAGGCTGATGTGAATCCGAAGGCCTACCCCCTCGCAGACGCCCACCTTACCAAGAAACTACTGGACCTTGTTCAGCAATCATGTAACTACAAGCAGCTTCGGAAAGGAGCCAATGAAG CTACCAAAACCCTCAACAGAGGCATCTCTGAGTTCATCGTGATGGCTGCAGACGCGGAGCCCCTGGAAATCATCCTGCACCTTCCGCTGCTCTGTGAGGATAAGAATGTGCCCTACGTGTTCGTGCGCTCCAAGCAGGCCCTGGGGCGGGCCTGCGGGGTGTCCAGGCCTGTCATCGCCTGTTCTGTCACCATCAAAGAAGGCTCCCAGCTGAAGCAGCAGATCCAGTCCATTCAGCAGTCCATCGAAAGGCTCTTAGTCTAA